A single region of the Anabaena sphaerica FACHB-251 genome encodes:
- a CDS encoding AAA family ATPase: protein MDFDYFRTNDNNSANNNRHNLLASGWRPFQRDFDWGYFQQLIFNDTQELTQKSINLVSFYADALARKDFAWWANILNLASDYTRGEFQKFWNFITPDALTPDYRYKDVLSTETPIVQFVNRNSIPIDYVLNLLQEITVLRVLRLLERPDIITQYYSERDFYFPVEKFVSWERLDVINTVYAYWAKHDIWLQIDPYDRGRRQYTLMSKNLAPLINKATYDLAVMLSGYQSRVGKVHNQFPIRTFSQEIQYFTDSVQQAILNQNQLAVVVHGEPGTGKTAWTQSVAKEILVPLGYVIFILDHDAITNFVPPSYLERICIIINEADNLAQDRASEVAQYNNKTEHILALLDGTLYQSVIDESGVQIKQRLVVLMTCNTTERLDPAMLRKGRVDLMCEFTQRFV from the coding sequence ATGGATTTTGATTATTTCCGCACTAACGACAATAATTCCGCGAATAACAATCGGCACAACCTACTAGCTAGTGGTTGGCGGCCATTTCAGCGTGATTTTGATTGGGGCTATTTTCAGCAACTAATATTTAATGATACTCAAGAGTTAACCCAAAAAAGTATTAATCTAGTCAGTTTTTATGCGGACGCGTTAGCTAGAAAAGATTTTGCTTGGTGGGCAAATATATTAAATTTAGCATCTGACTATACTCGTGGTGAATTCCAAAAATTTTGGAACTTCATTACACCCGATGCACTTACGCCCGATTATCGGTACAAAGACGTTTTAAGTACCGAAACTCCTATTGTCCAATTTGTTAATCGTAACAGTATTCCTATTGATTACGTACTGAATTTATTACAAGAAATTACAGTGTTGAGGGTTTTACGTTTATTGGAACGTCCTGATATTATTACCCAATATTACTCAGAAAGAGACTTCTATTTTCCAGTAGAAAAGTTTGTTAGCTGGGAACGTTTAGATGTCATCAATACTGTTTATGCTTACTGGGCTAAACACGATATTTGGTTACAAATTGACCCCTATGACCGGGGACGGAGACAATATACTTTAATGTCTAAAAATTTAGCCCCCTTAATTAATAAAGCTACTTATGATTTAGCAGTCATGTTAAGTGGATATCAAAGTCGTGTAGGCAAGGTTCATAATCAGTTTCCCATTCGCACATTTTCTCAAGAAATCCAATATTTTACTGATTCAGTTCAGCAAGCAATTCTCAATCAAAATCAATTAGCAGTTGTGGTACATGGAGAACCAGGTACAGGTAAAACAGCATGGACACAATCAGTAGCCAAAGAAATTCTTGTACCTTTAGGCTATGTAATTTTTATTTTGGATCATGATGCCATAACTAATTTTGTTCCCCCAAGCTACTTAGAAAGAATTTGTATTATCATCAACGAAGCTGATAACTTAGCTCAAGATAGAGCTTCGGAAGTAGCCCAATATAACAACAAAACTGAACATATTTTGGCTTTGTTAGATGGCACTTTGTACCAAAGTGTAATTGATGAATCGGGAGTGCAGATAAAGCAGCGTTTAGTGGTATTAATGACTTGTAACACTACAGAAAGATTAGATCCCGCTATGTTACGTAAAGGTAGAGTGGATTTAATGTGTGAGTTTACACAGCGTTTTGTCTGA
- a CDS encoding response regulator, with the protein MYLTHSFMSDEKKQSSQPPLILIVEDHDDSLLLLSYALELLGCRFICQNDSSSTILVAKEYQPDLILLDILLPGMNGLEVVRHLKHESLTCHIPVIAVTALAGREQEERILAAGFDDYLSKPYMLEDLEAIICRLLNEKFEPYSAVEVCKES; encoded by the coding sequence ATGTATCTGACACATTCATTCATGAGTGATGAAAAGAAGCAAAGCTCTCAGCCGCCTTTAATTTTGATAGTAGAAGATCATGATGATAGTCTTCTGCTGCTTAGTTATGCTCTGGAGTTACTAGGGTGTAGATTTATTTGTCAAAATGACAGTTCCAGCACGATCTTAGTAGCAAAAGAGTACCAGCCAGACTTGATTTTGTTGGATATTTTGTTACCAGGTATGAACGGTCTAGAGGTTGTGCGACATTTGAAACACGAATCTCTCACTTGCCACATTCCTGTAATTGCAGTTACGGCCTTGGCTGGCAGGGAACAGGAAGAGCGTATCCTGGCAGCAGGTTTTGATGACTATCTCAGTAAACCCTATATGCTGGAAGATTTAGAGGCAATTATTTGTCGTTTGCTTAATGAGAAATTTGAGCCTTATTCTGCGGTTGAAGTATGTAAGGAAAGTTAG